The Megalops cyprinoides isolate fMegCyp1 chromosome 19, fMegCyp1.pri, whole genome shotgun sequence genome has a window encoding:
- the LOC118794560 gene encoding casein kinase I-like codes for MELRVGNKYRLGRKIGSGSFGDIYLGANIATGEEVAIKLECVKTKHPQLHIESKFYKMMQGGVGIPSIKWCGAEGDYNVMVMELLGPSLEDLFNFCSRKFSLKTVLLLADQMISRIEYIHSKNFIHRDVKPDNFLMGLGKKGNLVYIIDFGLAKKYRDARTHQHIPYRENKNLTGTARYASINTHLGIEQSRRDDLESLGYVLMYFNLGSLPWQGLKAATKRQKYERISEKKMSTPIEVLCKGYPSEFSTYLNFCRSLRFDDKPDYSYLRQLFRNLFHRQGFSYDYVFDWNMLKFGASRTAEDGERERRGGDERDERIVGGPRGSAARALPPGPNPPASNRVRNGPEPAISNPTSRVQQSGNTSPRAISRAERERKVSMRLHRGAPANVSSSDLTARHDQSRISTSQVCDPSHLGGHPALPCPVMPRSARMCQRPKSAIEGSLKADV; via the exons ATGGAGCTCAGAGTGGGGAATAAGTACCGACTGGGACGGAAAATTGGGAGTGGGTCTTTTGGGGACATTTACCTTG GTGCCAACATCGCGACAGGGGAAGAGGTGGCCATCAAGCTGGAATGTGTGAAGACCAAGCACCCGCAGCTGCACATAGAGAGCAAGTTCTACAAGATGATGCAGGGGGGAG TGGGAATCCCCTCGATAAAGTGGTGTGGGGCGGAGGGGGACTACAATGTGATGGTGATGGAGCTGCTGGGTCCCAGTCTCGAGGACCTCTTCAACTTCTGCTCCCGCAAGTTCAGCTTGAAGACTGTGCTCCTGCTGGCTGATCAGATG ATCAGCCGCATCGAGTACATCCACTCCAAGAACTTCATCCACCGGGATGTCAAGCCAGACAACTTCCTCATGGGCCTGGGCAAGAAGGGCAACCTGGTGTACATCATCGACTTCGGGCTGGCCAAGAAGTACCGTGATGCCCGCACCCACCAGCACATCCCTTACAGGGAGAACAAGAACCTTACAGGCACCGCCCGATACGCCTCCATCAACACCCACCTGGGCATCG AGCAGTCGCGGCGTGACGACCTGGAGTCTCTGGGCTACGTGCTGATGTACTTCAACCTGGGCTCGCTGCCGTGGCAGGGCCTCAAAGCCGCCACCAAGAGGCAGAAGTACGAGAGGATCAGCGAGAAGAAGATGTCCACTCCCATTGAGGTGCTCTGTAAGGGCTACCCCT CTGAGTTCTCCACCTACCTGAATTTCTGTCGCTCCCTGCGTTTCGACGACAAACCAGACTACTCATACCTGCGACAGCTCTTCAGGAACCTCTTCCACAGGCAGGGCTTCTCTTACGACTACGTCTTCGACTGGAACATGCTTAAATTT GGCGCAAGCAGGACGgcagaggatggagagagggagcggagGGGCGGAGACGAGAGGGACGAGCGCATCGTGGGGGGCCCCCGGGGGTCGGCAGCCCGGGCGCTGCCCCCTGGCCCCAACCCCCCAGCCTCCAACAGGGTCCGAAATGGCCCAGAACCTGCCATCTCCAACCCCACCTCCAGGGTACAACAGTCCG GGAACACGTCTCCGCGCGCCATCTCCCGTGCCGAGAGGGAAAGGAAGGTGAGCATGAGGCTGCACCGCGGCGCCCCGGCCAACGTGTCGTCGTCTGACCTCACGGCCCGCCACGACCAATCCCGCATCTCCACGTCACAGGTATGCGACCCTTCTCACCTGGGCGGacaccctgccctgccctgccccgtCATGCCCCGCAGCGCTCGAATGTGTCAGAGGCCAAAGTCTGCAATAGAAGGATCACTGAAGGCTGATGTGTAA